The nucleotide window atgaaacagtgaaTCCATAGATTTATTGATGACCTTTGACACCTGTCAAAGTCACGAGTTAGCTGGTCTGAGATTGATATAATGTAGAAATAATGGCCTCGGTACCTAACAGCAgagtcttcctctgcagctgaactcTCAGGTCTTTGGAGATGGAGGATAACGTTTTGAGCAGCCTTTCAAATCTCTCCTCATTCAGTCGGATTTCCTGCTCGCAGGCGTCCGGCTTCTTAGGACTGCGAGAGAGATCACAGAGATTGTGATGAGACGGAGAGGTGTGAAGTTGAGCTGTACAGGAAATAGAGCCGAAACCTTTCATCTAACGGTGCGCTGGTTTACCTCACACTCTCAGACTGGCCCTTGAgatgagagacaaacagaaatgctgATAAAACACCAGGAAATCCCTTCAGTTTCTCTATTTTTAAAGCCATATTAATGCTCAACTCCTCTATCAGACCTTTCCATCTTCCTCCGCTGCTGACGGGCTCTTGCTCAGCGTTTTCTGGGTGCTGCTGATGCTCTTAGCGACCTGGTCCTGGTGATGTTTCCAGTCCTTCAGAACCTGGTCCATTCTGGTCCTGGTCCGTCGAAGGTCCAGCTCCAGAGAGTCCAGGACGGCCTGCTCGTCCTGGCTCAGGAGACGGCGCATGCTCTCGAAGTGCTCTCGAACCTGCTGCTTCATCacctctgtgctcctcttcaGGGACGAACACAGACAACGTGAGGATTTTATATATGGTAACATCCTGTTTGCAGCCGTCCTTGTTGGTGGTCTGATGCTACAGTAACTGTTTTGATTATGGAGAGCTTCAGGTCTCATACTCACAGACAGGTCTGCCTTGCGCTTCTTCAGAGACTGGATGTGAGCCTCCGTCTTGGAgctctccacctgcagctcctgcatACGTCTGGATAGCTGCTCCTGCAGAGTAACAGCCAGTATTTGCATTAAATCACTTTAAACTGTGATAACCTCACTAGTGTGCACAGCATGGACAAGGAAATGCTCTGTGTACCAACACACGTCATATTAGCCTGTTTACGAGGTCAGAGATGAGATTAGATCTGCAGCGAAGGATTTATTTGTTAAGTGTTGCAACCTGTGTGCTTCACCACACTCCTGTTTACCTGCGTGGGCTGTGCCGCGTTGGCTATCTTCCTCTGTAGTTTTGGAGAACGTGGGAAAGGCTGAACAACCCTGTCAGTGCTGGAGTCCAGCAGAGTGAAGCTCAGTCCATCCTGCAGTACACTGTGAGCGCCTGCAGAGGGCGATGCGCGAccactctgtgctgctgtttgatgtccATTACCAACAGATAATGACtctttttctgccatttctgAGGACCGAACAGAATAACAAACACATATTAAACCTCTGCCTGACATATATCCTCCTTTTCGCACCACCCAGAGCATTTTCTATACGTTCACTGTAGTGTAACCAGTTTTTCAGGTTTTTGGAAAGTCTGTTGTCGGTGCCTGCCAAACTTTTTGTCAAAACCCTGTCTGGGACATGAACTCATTTCACGGCACattgactgaaaacaaaaccactgaaaaacacagtcatttgtgtgactttctgtgtgtttagcaTTCAGATTTAGCACATTTTGCACGCTGTTTTCAGTCCCATTTCCCTGTTTACTGTGGAATCAAGCTTCAGACCTCTACACGCTGTCACAGCAGTATACTCAGAATGAATAGTACACACTAAACTGTACGTTTTAGCCTTCTTAAATCACGTTTTTGAGTCGTTCTTACCTGAGGTTTTGCTTTCTGCCAGTTGTTTCCGCACAGAATGTGCAGACTAAAGGAGGGTGTGTTCGTGTGTTGCAAGCTTCAgcctgcagcacacactcagacacctTATTGTTACCTGGATACACACCTCAGGATCCACCATGTGTGCGctgactcgtgtgtgtgtgtgtgtgtgtgagcagtagATCAGTCCAGACTTGTTGGACAAAGGAAACCGTACCAAAgacaatttgctgtttttgaagGTGCAGAAATCTTTAATGCTGCTGAATCACAtgtttttccatcatgtttCAGATACGCTCAGTTCTACAGCCACGATGAATTCTGCCACTACAACATGTTCAACCATCACTTTTTTGATGGCGAGGTAAGAGTTAAATCACCTGCGTttcatgtgtttgatttttccGTTCTCCATAAAAAGCTTTGCCTCCTGTCAGGCGTCCAGGGCGGTGCTGCAGGCCTTCCTCACAGAGCGTGACGGGGAGAAGGTGGTGATGGTGGCTGACCCTCCGTTCGGTGGCCTGGTGAAGCCTCTGGCCAATAGTTTCTCTCTGATCTCGCAGACATGGAGGAAGCTGCAGAGT belongs to Chaetodon trifascialis isolate fChaTrf1 chromosome 23, fChaTrf1.hap1, whole genome shotgun sequence and includes:
- the LOC139351698 gene encoding E3 ubiquitin-protein ligase TRIM62; protein product: MAEKESLSVGNGHQTAAQSGRASPSAGAHSVLQDGLSFTLLDSSTDRVVQPFPRSPKLQRKIANAAQPTQEQLSRRMQELQVESSKTEAHIQSLKKRKADLSRSTEVMKQQVREHFESMRRLLSQDEQAVLDSLELDLRRTRTRMDQVLKDWKHHQDQVAKSISSTQKTLSKSPSAAEEDGKKLKGFPGVLSAFLFVSHLKGQSESVSPKKPDACEQEIRLNEERFERLLKTLSSISKDLRVQLQRKTLLLDACPVVIDRQTCHSQIAVTSEGRGMSFSGAARSAPEHPLQFDRVCCALGCSPITAAQRYWEVDVRCCAAWAVGVAYGSLERKGREKGAKLGRNRNSWCVELRNGHLSAWHNDRHVACQGVGQTPLGKVGVWVNYDKGQLVFYDADTMVALQRFSAAVTPVFDRAHHQFTEPLYPAVRFLRPPENQVWPNHLELCHPNTP